A single genomic interval of Arachis duranensis cultivar V14167 chromosome 7, aradu.V14167.gnm2.J7QH, whole genome shotgun sequence harbors:
- the LOC107458150 gene encoding probable galacturonosyltransferase 3 isoform X1, with protein MGTYPRLPCRTVLVFLFMQVLFYGASVSSYISATNESDIRGSQALYDCDQCHHTKEQDIFLTRVHSSPDEKDIDIIATYSDASGHFQLARLKMRDLSDSWIWENPTNENNEHQTRSQELVESFPTDSRFKDTSKLSVGEKISKENRVKSTHSLSLTPMKIKRRMMRQERRKARAAVLVQQDKETENHIVSAAVERSEGFHTTKKGKYSIWRVEYENPNSDSTLKLMRDQIIMAKAYSNIAKSMNKTVLYSVLVKHFKESEQAIGEANSDAELQPGAFDQAKAMGHILSEAKDQLYDCPLVARKLRATLQSMEDNVNVQRKRSAFLIQLAAKTVPRQLHCLPLQLAADYYLQGYHKKGSLDDQKIEDPSLYHYAIFSDNVLATSVVVNSTVQNAKDPEKQVFHIVTDKLNFAAMRMWFLVNPPANATIEVQNIDDFKWLNSSYCSVLRQLESARIKEYYFKANNPSSLSAGSDNLKYRNPKYLSMLNHLRFYLPEVYPKLNKVLFLDDDIVVQKDLTPLWSVDLKGMVNGAVETCKESFHRFDKYLNFSNPLISKNFSPKACGWAFGMNMFDLIEWKKRNITGIYHRWQDMNEDRTLWKLGTLPPGLITFYNLTYPLDRGWHVLGLGYDPALNLTEIENAAVIHYNGNYKPWLNLAVSKYQSYWSRYVMFDNPYIRVCNLS; from the exons ATGGGGACTTATCCACGTTTACCGTGTAGAACAGTACTTGTATTCCTCTTTATG CAGGTTTTGTTTTATGGTGCATCAGTTTCTTCATACATTTCAGCAACCAA cGAAAGTGATATCAGAGGATCTCAGGCCCTCTATGATTGCGACCAATGTCATCACACAAAG GAACAAGACATTTTTCTGACTAGAGTCCACAGTTCTCCCGATGAGAAG GACATTGATATAATTGCAACATACAGCGATGCATCTGGCCATTTTCAACTGGCTAGGTTGAAAATGAGGGACTTATCTGATTCCTGGATTTGGGAAAACCCTACTAATGAAAATAATGAACATCAAACGAGATCCCAG GAACTGGTGGAATCATTTCCAACTGATTCAAGATTTAAAGACACTTCGAAGCTCTCCGTAGGTGAGAAAATTTCTAAAGAAAACAGAGTGAAAAGCACCCATTCCCTGTCATTGACTCCAATGAAGATCAAGCGCAGG ATGATGCGACAAGAAAGAAGGAAAGCTCGTGCTGCTGTGCTTGTACAGCAGGAcaaagaaactgaaaatcacaTCGTGTCAGCAGCAGTTGAGCGCTCAGAAGGATTTCATACCACTAAAAAGGGAAAGTATAGTATATGGAGGGTAGAATACGAGAATCCAAATTCCGACTCAACTCTGAAACTCATGCGAGATCAAATTATAATGGCCAAAGCATATAGCAACATTGCAAAGTCTATGAACAAAACTGTTCTTTACAGTGTGCTTGTTAAACACTTCAAAGAAAGTGAACAAGCTATAGGTGAAGCCAATTCTGATGCTGAGCTTCAGCCTGG AGCATTTGATCAAGCAAAAGCTATGGGTCATATTCTTTCTGAAGCAAAGGACCAACTATATGACTGCCCCTTGGTAGCAAGAAAGTTAAGGGCTACACTTCAGTCTATGGAAGACAATGTGAACGTACAGAGAAAAAGAAGTGCATTCTTGATTCAGCTTGCTGCAAAAACAGTGCCTAGACAATTGCATTGTCTTCCCCTTCAACTTGCAGCAGATTATTACCTGCAGGGCTATCATAAGAAAGGAAGTCTTGACGACCAGAAGATTGAAGATCCATCGCTTTACCACTATGCTATATTTTCTGATAATGTACTGGCTACATCTGTGGTTGTCAATTCTACAGTGCAGAATGCAAAGGATCCTGAGAAGCAAGTATTCCATATAGTAactgataaattaaattttgcagCAATGAGGATGTGGTTTCTTGTCAACCCTCCTGCTAATGCAACCATTGAAGTTCAGAATATCGATGATTTCAAGTGGTTGAATTCTTCATATTGTTCTGTCCTACGTCAACTTGAATCGGCGAGAATTAAGGAATACTACTTTAAAGCTAATAATCCTTCCTCACTTTCTGCTGGATCTGACAATTTGAAATACAGAAATCCCAAGTATTTATCGATGCTAAATCACCTAAGGTTCTACCTTCCCGAAGTTTATCCGAAATTAAACAAAGTTCTATTCTTGGATGATGACATTGTAGTGCAGAAAGATTTGACACCTCTTTGGTCTGTTGATCTGAAAGGAATGGTTAATGGTGCAGTGGAGACATGCAAGGAGAGCTTCCATAGGTTTGATAAATACCTCAACTTTAGTAATCCACTGATCTCCAAAAATTTCAGCCCGAAAGCTTGTGGCTGGGCATTTGGTATGAATATGTTCGACCTGATAGAGTGGAAGAAACGGAATATCACAGGAATATATCATCGGTGGCAAGACATG AACGAGGATAGAACCCTCTGGAAGCTCGGAACGTTACCTCCTGGACTAATAACCTTTTATAATCTGACCTATCCGTTAGACCGAGGCTGGCATGTCTTGGGACTCGGCTATGATCCAGCTCTGAACCTAACAGAGATTGAGAATGCTGCTGTGATTCACTACAATGGAAACTATAAGCCATGGTTGAATCTTGCTGTTTCCAAATATCAATCATATTGGTCCAGATATGTTATGTTCGATAATCCATATATTAGAGTTTGCAACCTCAGCTAA
- the LOC107458150 gene encoding probable galacturonosyltransferase 3 isoform X2 — MGTYPRLPCRTVLVFLFMVLFYGASVSSYISATNESDIRGSQALYDCDQCHHTKEQDIFLTRVHSSPDEKDIDIIATYSDASGHFQLARLKMRDLSDSWIWENPTNENNEHQTRSQELVESFPTDSRFKDTSKLSVGEKISKENRVKSTHSLSLTPMKIKRRMMRQERRKARAAVLVQQDKETENHIVSAAVERSEGFHTTKKGKYSIWRVEYENPNSDSTLKLMRDQIIMAKAYSNIAKSMNKTVLYSVLVKHFKESEQAIGEANSDAELQPGAFDQAKAMGHILSEAKDQLYDCPLVARKLRATLQSMEDNVNVQRKRSAFLIQLAAKTVPRQLHCLPLQLAADYYLQGYHKKGSLDDQKIEDPSLYHYAIFSDNVLATSVVVNSTVQNAKDPEKQVFHIVTDKLNFAAMRMWFLVNPPANATIEVQNIDDFKWLNSSYCSVLRQLESARIKEYYFKANNPSSLSAGSDNLKYRNPKYLSMLNHLRFYLPEVYPKLNKVLFLDDDIVVQKDLTPLWSVDLKGMVNGAVETCKESFHRFDKYLNFSNPLISKNFSPKACGWAFGMNMFDLIEWKKRNITGIYHRWQDMNEDRTLWKLGTLPPGLITFYNLTYPLDRGWHVLGLGYDPALNLTEIENAAVIHYNGNYKPWLNLAVSKYQSYWSRYVMFDNPYIRVCNLS; from the exons ATGGGGACTTATCCACGTTTACCGTGTAGAACAGTACTTGTATTCCTCTTTATG GTTTTGTTTTATGGTGCATCAGTTTCTTCATACATTTCAGCAACCAA cGAAAGTGATATCAGAGGATCTCAGGCCCTCTATGATTGCGACCAATGTCATCACACAAAG GAACAAGACATTTTTCTGACTAGAGTCCACAGTTCTCCCGATGAGAAG GACATTGATATAATTGCAACATACAGCGATGCATCTGGCCATTTTCAACTGGCTAGGTTGAAAATGAGGGACTTATCTGATTCCTGGATTTGGGAAAACCCTACTAATGAAAATAATGAACATCAAACGAGATCCCAG GAACTGGTGGAATCATTTCCAACTGATTCAAGATTTAAAGACACTTCGAAGCTCTCCGTAGGTGAGAAAATTTCTAAAGAAAACAGAGTGAAAAGCACCCATTCCCTGTCATTGACTCCAATGAAGATCAAGCGCAGG ATGATGCGACAAGAAAGAAGGAAAGCTCGTGCTGCTGTGCTTGTACAGCAGGAcaaagaaactgaaaatcacaTCGTGTCAGCAGCAGTTGAGCGCTCAGAAGGATTTCATACCACTAAAAAGGGAAAGTATAGTATATGGAGGGTAGAATACGAGAATCCAAATTCCGACTCAACTCTGAAACTCATGCGAGATCAAATTATAATGGCCAAAGCATATAGCAACATTGCAAAGTCTATGAACAAAACTGTTCTTTACAGTGTGCTTGTTAAACACTTCAAAGAAAGTGAACAAGCTATAGGTGAAGCCAATTCTGATGCTGAGCTTCAGCCTGG AGCATTTGATCAAGCAAAAGCTATGGGTCATATTCTTTCTGAAGCAAAGGACCAACTATATGACTGCCCCTTGGTAGCAAGAAAGTTAAGGGCTACACTTCAGTCTATGGAAGACAATGTGAACGTACAGAGAAAAAGAAGTGCATTCTTGATTCAGCTTGCTGCAAAAACAGTGCCTAGACAATTGCATTGTCTTCCCCTTCAACTTGCAGCAGATTATTACCTGCAGGGCTATCATAAGAAAGGAAGTCTTGACGACCAGAAGATTGAAGATCCATCGCTTTACCACTATGCTATATTTTCTGATAATGTACTGGCTACATCTGTGGTTGTCAATTCTACAGTGCAGAATGCAAAGGATCCTGAGAAGCAAGTATTCCATATAGTAactgataaattaaattttgcagCAATGAGGATGTGGTTTCTTGTCAACCCTCCTGCTAATGCAACCATTGAAGTTCAGAATATCGATGATTTCAAGTGGTTGAATTCTTCATATTGTTCTGTCCTACGTCAACTTGAATCGGCGAGAATTAAGGAATACTACTTTAAAGCTAATAATCCTTCCTCACTTTCTGCTGGATCTGACAATTTGAAATACAGAAATCCCAAGTATTTATCGATGCTAAATCACCTAAGGTTCTACCTTCCCGAAGTTTATCCGAAATTAAACAAAGTTCTATTCTTGGATGATGACATTGTAGTGCAGAAAGATTTGACACCTCTTTGGTCTGTTGATCTGAAAGGAATGGTTAATGGTGCAGTGGAGACATGCAAGGAGAGCTTCCATAGGTTTGATAAATACCTCAACTTTAGTAATCCACTGATCTCCAAAAATTTCAGCCCGAAAGCTTGTGGCTGGGCATTTGGTATGAATATGTTCGACCTGATAGAGTGGAAGAAACGGAATATCACAGGAATATATCATCGGTGGCAAGACATG AACGAGGATAGAACCCTCTGGAAGCTCGGAACGTTACCTCCTGGACTAATAACCTTTTATAATCTGACCTATCCGTTAGACCGAGGCTGGCATGTCTTGGGACTCGGCTATGATCCAGCTCTGAACCTAACAGAGATTGAGAATGCTGCTGTGATTCACTACAATGGAAACTATAAGCCATGGTTGAATCTTGCTGTTTCCAAATATCAATCATATTGGTCCAGATATGTTATGTTCGATAATCCATATATTAGAGTTTGCAACCTCAGCTAA
- the LOC107458150 gene encoding probable galacturonosyltransferase 3 isoform X3: MRSDASGHFQLARLKMRDLSDSWIWENPTNENNEHQTRSQELVESFPTDSRFKDTSKLSVGEKISKENRVKSTHSLSLTPMKIKRRMMRQERRKARAAVLVQQDKETENHIVSAAVERSEGFHTTKKGKYSIWRVEYENPNSDSTLKLMRDQIIMAKAYSNIAKSMNKTVLYSVLVKHFKESEQAIGEANSDAELQPGAFDQAKAMGHILSEAKDQLYDCPLVARKLRATLQSMEDNVNVQRKRSAFLIQLAAKTVPRQLHCLPLQLAADYYLQGYHKKGSLDDQKIEDPSLYHYAIFSDNVLATSVVVNSTVQNAKDPEKQVFHIVTDKLNFAAMRMWFLVNPPANATIEVQNIDDFKWLNSSYCSVLRQLESARIKEYYFKANNPSSLSAGSDNLKYRNPKYLSMLNHLRFYLPEVYPKLNKVLFLDDDIVVQKDLTPLWSVDLKGMVNGAVETCKESFHRFDKYLNFSNPLISKNFSPKACGWAFGMNMFDLIEWKKRNITGIYHRWQDMNEDRTLWKLGTLPPGLITFYNLTYPLDRGWHVLGLGYDPALNLTEIENAAVIHYNGNYKPWLNLAVSKYQSYWSRYVMFDNPYIRVCNLS, translated from the exons ATGAGAAG CGATGCATCTGGCCATTTTCAACTGGCTAGGTTGAAAATGAGGGACTTATCTGATTCCTGGATTTGGGAAAACCCTACTAATGAAAATAATGAACATCAAACGAGATCCCAG GAACTGGTGGAATCATTTCCAACTGATTCAAGATTTAAAGACACTTCGAAGCTCTCCGTAGGTGAGAAAATTTCTAAAGAAAACAGAGTGAAAAGCACCCATTCCCTGTCATTGACTCCAATGAAGATCAAGCGCAGG ATGATGCGACAAGAAAGAAGGAAAGCTCGTGCTGCTGTGCTTGTACAGCAGGAcaaagaaactgaaaatcacaTCGTGTCAGCAGCAGTTGAGCGCTCAGAAGGATTTCATACCACTAAAAAGGGAAAGTATAGTATATGGAGGGTAGAATACGAGAATCCAAATTCCGACTCAACTCTGAAACTCATGCGAGATCAAATTATAATGGCCAAAGCATATAGCAACATTGCAAAGTCTATGAACAAAACTGTTCTTTACAGTGTGCTTGTTAAACACTTCAAAGAAAGTGAACAAGCTATAGGTGAAGCCAATTCTGATGCTGAGCTTCAGCCTGG AGCATTTGATCAAGCAAAAGCTATGGGTCATATTCTTTCTGAAGCAAAGGACCAACTATATGACTGCCCCTTGGTAGCAAGAAAGTTAAGGGCTACACTTCAGTCTATGGAAGACAATGTGAACGTACAGAGAAAAAGAAGTGCATTCTTGATTCAGCTTGCTGCAAAAACAGTGCCTAGACAATTGCATTGTCTTCCCCTTCAACTTGCAGCAGATTATTACCTGCAGGGCTATCATAAGAAAGGAAGTCTTGACGACCAGAAGATTGAAGATCCATCGCTTTACCACTATGCTATATTTTCTGATAATGTACTGGCTACATCTGTGGTTGTCAATTCTACAGTGCAGAATGCAAAGGATCCTGAGAAGCAAGTATTCCATATAGTAactgataaattaaattttgcagCAATGAGGATGTGGTTTCTTGTCAACCCTCCTGCTAATGCAACCATTGAAGTTCAGAATATCGATGATTTCAAGTGGTTGAATTCTTCATATTGTTCTGTCCTACGTCAACTTGAATCGGCGAGAATTAAGGAATACTACTTTAAAGCTAATAATCCTTCCTCACTTTCTGCTGGATCTGACAATTTGAAATACAGAAATCCCAAGTATTTATCGATGCTAAATCACCTAAGGTTCTACCTTCCCGAAGTTTATCCGAAATTAAACAAAGTTCTATTCTTGGATGATGACATTGTAGTGCAGAAAGATTTGACACCTCTTTGGTCTGTTGATCTGAAAGGAATGGTTAATGGTGCAGTGGAGACATGCAAGGAGAGCTTCCATAGGTTTGATAAATACCTCAACTTTAGTAATCCACTGATCTCCAAAAATTTCAGCCCGAAAGCTTGTGGCTGGGCATTTGGTATGAATATGTTCGACCTGATAGAGTGGAAGAAACGGAATATCACAGGAATATATCATCGGTGGCAAGACATG AACGAGGATAGAACCCTCTGGAAGCTCGGAACGTTACCTCCTGGACTAATAACCTTTTATAATCTGACCTATCCGTTAGACCGAGGCTGGCATGTCTTGGGACTCGGCTATGATCCAGCTCTGAACCTAACAGAGATTGAGAATGCTGCTGTGATTCACTACAATGGAAACTATAAGCCATGGTTGAATCTTGCTGTTTCCAAATATCAATCATATTGGTCCAGATATGTTATGTTCGATAATCCATATATTAGAGTTTGCAACCTCAGCTAA
- the LOC107458153 gene encoding cationic peroxidase 1: protein MARFCMSIILVCIMFSIASSELSSNYYYKTCPQALSIIRSAVMSAVAKEHRMGASLLRLHFHDCFVNGCDGSVLLDDTSSFTGEKTAGPNVNSLRGFDVIDDIKTKVEAACPSVVSCADILALAARDSVLALGGPSWNVGLGRRDSMSASKDDATKDIPSPLMDLNQLISAFSNKGFNTNEMVALSGAHTTGEARCQLFRGRLYNETSIDSTLATSLRQNCPTTGGDTNLSPLDATTTVLFDNAYFKNLVNQKGLLHSDQQLFGGGSTDSQVTSYSNNPASFFLDFANAMVKMANLSPLTGNDGQIRINCRKIN from the exons ATGGCACGTTTTTGCATGTCAATTATTTTAGTTTGCATTATGTTTAGCATTGCATCTTCTGAATTAAGctcaaattattattacaaaacaTGTCCACAAGCACTCTCCATAATAAGAAGTGCAGTGATGAGTGCAGTTGCCAAAGAGCACCGCATGGGTGCATCCTTGCTCCGTCTTCATTTCCATGATTGCTTTGTCAAT GGATGTGATGGATCGGTTCTATTAGATGACACATCAAGTTTTACTGGAGAGAAGACAGCTGGTCCGAATGTGAATTCTCTCCGAGGTTTTGATGTAATTGATGATATTAAAACTAAGGTTGAAGCTGCTTGTCCCAGTGTTGTTTCTTGTGCTGATATTCTTGCTCTTGCCGCACGTGATTCTGTTCTTGCA ttgGGGGGTCCATCATGGAATGTTGGGTTAGGCAGAAGAGACTCAATGAGTGCAAGTAAAGATGATGCCACTAAAGATATCCCTTCCCCTTTGATGGATCTAAATCAACTTATCTCTGCTTTTTCAAATAAGGGCTTTAACACCAATGAGATGGTTGCCCTCTCAG GAGCTCACACAACAGGGGAAGCCAGATGCCAATTATTTCGAGGAAGGCTTTACAACGAAACAAGCATTGATTCAACTTTGGCAACATCACTGAGGCAGAATTGTCCAACCACTGGCGGCGACACCAACCTTTCGCCGCTCGATGCCACCACCACTGTCCTATTTGACAATGCCTACTTTAAGAACCTTGTCAACCAAAAAGGCCTTCTACACTCTGATCAGCAACTCTTCGGTGGTGGTTCCACTGATTCTCAGGTCACCAGCTATAGCAACAACCCTGCAAGCTTCTTTCTCGACTTTGCAAACGCCATGGTCAAGATGGCAAACCTTAGCCCTTTGACAGGGAACGACGGCCAAATTCGTATTAACTGTcgcaaaattaattaa
- the LOC107458161 gene encoding pentatricopeptide repeat-containing protein At2g37230: MGFLSNSKLLQWRPTFIIPKLPFPRFSSTSTAEPLSEPDDHHHHPPPPPPPLGATSSEPQNPSTQPDTPLPANKAHQHSPEKPETIIIRMISNRAWTTRLQNSIRSVAPHMDSSLVWNILHGTSSSPDQALRFFRWVERAGLFVHDAGTTLKMVQILGRFSKLNHARLIVLDAPKKGLPCSEDMFVSLIDAYGRAGIVQESVRIFQKMKELGVDRTVKSYDALFKVILRRGRYMMAKRYYNAMLREGIEPTRHTYHLLLWGMFLSLRLDSAIRFYDEMKSRDILPDVVTYNTMINGYFRFKNVDEAEKLFAEMKGRGDTVPNVISYTTMLKGYVGAGRVDDAARIFEEMKSCGVKPNAVTFTTLLPALSDAGKAAEAKNVLREMVDRYIAPKDNSIFMKLLSCQCECGDLDAAGDVLKGMIRLSIPTEAGHYGVLIENFCKANVYDKAVKLLDKLIEKEIILRPQSSFDMEPSAYNLMIKYLCENGQTAKAETFFRQLMKKGVQDSVSFNNLIHGHSKEGNPDSAFEILKIMGRRGVARDADSYRLLIESYLRKGEPADAKTALDSMLESGHVPESTLFRSVMESLFEDGRVQTASRVMKCMVEKEIKENMDLVSKILEALLMRGHVEEALGRIELLNQNGFEPDLDHLLSVLCEKEKTIAALKLFDFALERDYIVGFSIYDKVLDALLAAGKTLNAYSILCKILEKRGRTDWSSRDELIKSLNREGNTKQADILSRMIKGTEGTPLKREGKKKFAPAT; this comes from the coding sequence ATGGGTTTCCTCTCAAATTCCAAGCTTCTCCAATGGAGACCAACTTTCATCATTCCCAAACTACCCTTCCCCCGCTTCTCCTCCACTTCCACCGCTGAGCCTCTCTCCGAGCCCGacgaccaccaccaccacccacCTCCCCCTCCTCCACCTCTAGGCGCCACCTCCTCCGAACCCCAAAACCCATCCACCCAACCCGATACACCACTCCCAGCAAACAAAGCCCATCAGCACTCCCCGGAAAAGCCCGAAACAATAATCATCAGGATGATTAGCAACCGGGCCTGGACCACCCGTCTCCAGAACTCGATCCGCTCAGTGGCCCCACACATGGATTCCTCTCTCGTCTGGAACATCCTCCATGGCACCTCCTCTTCCCCCGACCAGGCCCTCCGCTTCTTTCGATGGGTCGAGCGGGCCGGGCTCTTCGTCCACGACGCAGGCACCACACTCAAGATGGTGCAGATCCTTGGTCGCTTCTCGAAGCTCAACCATGCTCGCTTGATCGTCCTCGACGCCCCCAAGAAAGGCCTCCCCTGCTCTGAGGACATGTTTGTTTCCCTTATCGACGCCTACGGCCGCGCCGGCATCGTTCAGGAATCCGTTAGGATCTTCCAGAAGATGAAGGAGCTGGGCGTCGACCGCACCGTGAAGTCCTACGATGCGCTTTTCAAGGTCATTCTCCGCCGCGGACGGTATATGATGGCGAAAAGGTACTACAATGCTATGCTTCGGGAAGGCATCGAGCCTACCCGGCATACTTATCATTTGCTGCTTTGGGGTATGTTCTTGTCTTTGAGATTGGATTCTGCAATTAGATTTTATGATGAAATGAAGAGTAGGGATATTTTACCTGATGTTGTTACTTATAACACTATGATTAATGGGTATTTCCGGTTTAAGAATGTTGATGAGGCGGAGAAGTTGTTTGCGGAGATGAAGGGGAGGGGAGATACTGTGCCCAATGTGATTAGTTATACTACTATGTTGAAAGGGTATGTAGGGGCAGGGCGGGTTGATGATGCCGCGAGGATTTTCGAGGAGATGAAGTCTTGTGGTGTTAAGCCGAATGCCGTTACCTTCACTACACTGTTGCCTGCGCTTTCTGATGCTGGGAAAGCAGCTGAGGCGAAGAATGTGTTGCGGGAGATGGTGGATAGGTATATTGCCCCCAAGGATAATTCCATCTTCATGAAACTGCTGAGTTGCCAGTGTGAGTGCGGTGACTTGGACGCAGCTGGGGATGTGCTGAAAGGGATGATAAGGTTGAGCATTCCGACAGAGGCTGGTCATTACGGTGTCTTGATTGAGAATTTCTGCAAGGCCAACGTGTATGACAAGGCAGTGAAATTGTTGGACAAGTTAATTGAGAAGGAAATTATCTTGAGACCGCAGAGTTCTTTCGATATGGAACCTAGTGCTTATAACCTGATGATTAAGTATCTTTGTGAAAATGGCCAGACAGCTAAAGCAGAAACGTTTTTCCGCCAGTTAATGAAAAAGGGTGTGCAGGATTCAGTTTCTTTTAATAATCTGATCCACGGGCACTCGAAAGAAGGAAATCCTGATTCtgcttttgaaattttaaagatcaTGGGGAGGAGAGGGGTTGCAAGAGATGCAGATTCCTACAGGTTACTTATCGAGAGTTACCTGAGAAAAGGGGAACCAGCTGATGCTAAGACAGCTTTGGATAGCATGCTTGAAAGTGGACATGTACCGGAGTCAACTCTTTTTAGGTCAGTAATGGAGAGTTTGTTTGAAGATGGCAGGGTCCAAACGGCTAGCAGAGTAATGAAATGTATGGTGGAGAAGGAAATCAAGGAGAATATGGATTTGGTTTCTAAAATTTTGGAGGCTCTTCTCATGAGAGGTCATGTCGAAGAAGCACTGGGCCGTATCGAGTTACTGAATCAAAATGGATTCGAGCCTGATTTAGACCACCTACTATCTGTTCTTTGTGAGAAAGAAAAGACAATTGCTGCTCTCAAACTGTTTGATTTTGCTCTTGAGAGAGACTATATTGTAGGCTTTTCAATTTATGATAAGGTTTTAGATGCTCTCTTGGCAGCGGGGAAGACTCTCAATGCATATTCCATCTTGTGTAAAATTTTGGAGAAAAGAGGTAGAACAGATTGGAGTAGCCGTGATGAGCTGATCAAGAGCCTTAATCGAGAGGGGAACACAAAGCAAGCGGATATTTTATCGAGAATGATCAAGGGGACAGAGGGTACTCCCCTAAagagagaaggaaagaagaaattTGCTCCAGCTACATAA